From a region of the Bacteroidia bacterium genome:
- a CDS encoding DUF1015 domain-containing protein: protein MAIVLPFKGIRPCFDKAHLVASRPVDSYTRDDLKEKLAGNPFTFLHVIHPDYKDGTRTTPGSPERLRKTKERFTDFMNEGILLQDKKEAYYLYRQIKGLHEYTGLIARTCIDDYFTGVIRVHEATLTDREQKLMEYLDVCDFNAEPVLFFYPDDKAVNRLIARQMRFRAEFDFTTTDKVRHTLWIIRDPAVVKKIRDRFGKTKKIYIADGHHRSASSALLGKRKRERKGTYTGKEPWNFYLGIFLSESQLKVYDYNRVVRDLNEWKEEDFIRALSLDFDIVTRKSFFSPKVKHQLGMYLAGKWYRLTLKRERWSKGPVESLDSEILTRRILEPLLEIRDLKTDPRIGFVSGVRGMEGLEKIVDSGEFTLAFSLCPVKLEDVKLIADTNNIMPPKTTWVEPKMRSGLVIYPISEQEK, encoded by the coding sequence ATGGCCATTGTTCTTCCTTTTAAGGGCATTAGACCATGTTTTGACAAAGCGCACCTGGTGGCTTCACGTCCTGTTGATTCCTATACACGCGATGATCTGAAGGAAAAACTTGCAGGAAATCCGTTTACGTTTCTGCACGTAATCCATCCCGATTATAAAGACGGAACCCGAACAACACCCGGCAGTCCGGAGCGTCTCCGGAAAACAAAGGAGCGGTTCACTGATTTCATGAATGAAGGAATTCTTCTTCAGGACAAAAAAGAAGCCTACTACCTCTATCGTCAGATCAAGGGACTTCATGAATACACGGGGCTTATTGCCCGTACATGCATTGATGATTATTTCACTGGTGTGATACGAGTCCATGAAGCGACTCTGACCGACAGGGAGCAGAAACTCATGGAATACCTTGATGTTTGTGACTTTAATGCAGAGCCGGTTTTATTCTTTTATCCGGACGACAAAGCGGTGAACCGTTTGATCGCCCGTCAGATGCGGTTCCGGGCCGAGTTCGATTTCACCACAACCGACAAAGTTCGGCACACGCTCTGGATCATACGGGACCCTGCGGTGGTAAAAAAGATCAGGGATCGTTTCGGGAAAACTAAAAAAATATACATCGCAGACGGCCATCACCGTTCTGCCTCCTCCGCACTTCTCGGAAAGCGAAAACGTGAAAGAAAAGGAACATACACCGGCAAAGAGCCCTGGAACTTTTATCTCGGTATTTTCCTCTCCGAATCGCAATTAAAGGTTTATGACTACAATCGGGTGGTCAGAGACCTGAATGAATGGAAGGAAGAAGATTTTATTCGTGCCCTGTCTCTGGATTTCGATATTGTAACCAGAAAGAGTTTTTTCTCACCAAAAGTAAAACACCAGTTAGGGATGTATTTGGCCGGGAAGTGGTACAGGCTTACATTAAAACGAGAACGGTGGTCTAAAGGTCCCGTGGAATCGCTGGATTCAGAGATACTAACCCGGCGCATACTGGAACCACTCTTGGAAATTCGTGATCTGAAGACCGATCCCCGGATTGGCTTTGTTTCCGGAGTTCGAGGTATGGAGGGGCTCGAGAAGATTGTAGATTCAGGGGAATTCACACTGGCGTTTTCTCTTTGTCCGGTGAAACTGGAGGACGTTAAGCTCATCGCAGATACTAACAATATTATGCCGCCCAAGACAACGTGGGTAGAACCTAAGATGAGGAGCGGGCTGGTAATTTATCCGATATCCGAACAGGAAAAATGA
- a CDS encoding class I SAM-dependent rRNA methyltransferase, with the protein MSPLPLIMLRSGKEEGPRRRHPWIFSGAVAKKDPGIKEGDAVEVRSSKNDFLGIGHFSESSIMVRLFCFNLEDYGDQFWEKALGDAIRYRYSIGLGSDEKTNAYRLVFGEGDGLPGLIIDLYAHTAVIQCHTFGMWNARQRIAEALHLHLDDRLKAVYDKSADTLQKRGLKVENTYLTGAADHESLVRENGYSFRVDWEQGQKTGFFLDQRDNRNLLSRYCRGKRVLNTFSYTGGFSVYAMMGGASRVDSVDVSERAIVMAQENMRRNDPGYMDAGFHTADTFDYFEQHEGEHDVIVLDPPAFAKHHDARHQAVMGYKRLNTEAIRKIRKGGILFTFSCSGVVDRILFESTVRSAAINARRNVRIMHHLSHPADHPASIFHPEGEYLKGLALFVE; encoded by the coding sequence ATGAGCCCCCTTCCACTTATTATGCTCAGGTCGGGTAAGGAAGAAGGCCCTCGCCGGAGGCATCCATGGATCTTTTCCGGCGCCGTAGCGAAGAAGGATCCCGGAATCAAAGAAGGTGATGCGGTGGAGGTGCGAAGTTCAAAAAATGATTTTTTAGGGATTGGACACTTTTCCGAGTCCTCCATCATGGTCCGGCTCTTCTGTTTTAACCTTGAAGATTATGGAGACCAATTCTGGGAAAAGGCGTTGGGCGACGCCATTCGGTACAGGTATTCCATTGGTCTGGGCTCGGATGAAAAAACCAATGCGTACCGGCTGGTTTTTGGAGAAGGCGACGGTTTGCCGGGACTTATTATTGATCTCTATGCCCATACAGCCGTAATACAGTGCCATACTTTTGGCATGTGGAATGCCAGGCAACGTATTGCAGAGGCACTTCATCTGCATTTGGACGATCGCTTAAAGGCTGTTTACGATAAAAGTGCAGATACGCTTCAAAAGCGCGGCCTGAAGGTGGAAAACACCTACCTGACAGGCGCCGCAGATCACGAGTCCCTGGTCAGGGAAAACGGATATTCCTTCAGGGTAGACTGGGAACAGGGGCAGAAAACCGGCTTTTTTCTTGATCAGCGGGATAACCGTAACCTGCTTTCCCGCTATTGCAGGGGGAAACGGGTGCTGAATACCTTCTCCTACACGGGTGGGTTTTCGGTATATGCAATGATGGGTGGGGCAAGCAGGGTAGATTCAGTTGATGTTTCAGAAAGGGCCATTGTAATGGCACAGGAAAATATGCGGAGGAATGATCCCGGTTACATGGATGCCGGTTTTCACACGGCCGACACCTTTGATTATTTTGAACAGCATGAAGGCGAACATGATGTTATTGTTCTCGATCCTCCCGCCTTTGCAAAGCACCACGATGCCCGTCACCAGGCAGTCATGGGATATAAGCGGCTCAACACAGAAGCCATCCGTAAGATCAGAAAGGGGGGAATTCTATTTACTTTTTCATGTTCCGGCGTTGTTGACCGGATATTATTCGAGAGTACCGTTAGGAGTGCCGCAATCAATGCCCGGAGGAATGTGCGGATCATGCATCATCTTTCGCATCCTGCCGATCATCCAGCCAGTATTTTTCATCCGGAGGGTGAATACCTCAAAGGACTCGCACTCTTCGTTGAGTAG
- a CDS encoding LemA family protein — protein MNKGLIVAGGIGVFLLIILMNGCSTYNSMVEKNEDVTGKWQQVETQYQRRMDLIPNIVKTVEAYANFEKSTLVEVTNARATATSIKIDPSKLDAQSIANFEKAQGAVTGALSKLLVTFERYPDLKANQNFMALMTELEGTENRIAESRRDFNLSAQGYNTYIKKFPTNLWAGIFNFDARSYFESADGADKAPEVKFDMK, from the coding sequence ATGAACAAAGGATTAATCGTAGCTGGAGGGATAGGCGTATTCCTTCTGATCATCCTGATGAATGGATGCAGTACCTATAACAGCATGGTGGAGAAAAATGAAGATGTGACCGGAAAATGGCAGCAGGTAGAGACACAGTATCAGCGCAGAATGGATCTGATACCAAATATCGTTAAAACGGTAGAGGCCTATGCCAATTTTGAAAAGAGTACACTGGTAGAGGTTACGAATGCACGTGCTACCGCTACTTCAATAAAAATTGACCCTTCTAAACTGGATGCCCAGTCTATTGCCAACTTTGAAAAAGCTCAGGGGGCTGTTACGGGGGCGCTTAGTAAACTGCTTGTTACATTTGAGCGGTATCCGGATCTGAAAGCGAACCAGAATTTCATGGCACTGATGACAGAACTGGAAGGAACGGAAAACAGAATCGCCGAGTCGCGAAGGGATTTCAACCTTTCAGCACAGGGGTACAATACGTACATCAAGAAGTTCCCTACCAATCTGTGGGCTGGCATTTTCAACTTTGACGCGCGTAGTTATTTTGAATCGGCGGATGGTGCCGATAAGGCGCCCGAAGTTAAATTTGATATGAAGTAA
- the floA gene encoding flotillin-like protein FloA (flotillin-like protein involved in membrane lipid rafts), with protein sequence MNQSTLIFYAAVAIGGLIFMIIFFRFLPVGLWISARLSGVKVSLIQLALMRIRKVPPSTITNAMITSHKAGIQLTRDELEAHFLAGGRVQGVVNALISADKANIPLNFKLATAIDLAGRDVFDAVQVSVNPRVIDTPPVSAVAKDGIQLIVKARVTVRANINQLVGGAGEETILARVGEGIVTTIGSSMDHKKVMENPDQISKTVLAKGLDAGTAFEILSIDIADIDISENIGAKLQAEQAGADLKVAQAKAEERRAMAVAYEQEMRAKAQEAKAKVIEAEAQIPLAMAEAFRSGNMGIMDYYKMQNIQADTNMRDSIAKPGQDKPKKD encoded by the coding sequence ATGAACCAATCCACTCTTATTTTCTATGCAGCCGTTGCAATTGGCGGACTGATTTTTATGATTATTTTCTTTCGATTCCTGCCTGTGGGACTCTGGATATCAGCTCGTTTATCGGGTGTAAAAGTATCCCTGATCCAGCTGGCACTGATGCGCATCCGGAAAGTTCCGCCTTCTACGATCACCAATGCCATGATTACGTCGCATAAAGCAGGCATACAGCTCACACGTGATGAACTGGAAGCGCACTTTCTTGCCGGAGGCAGAGTGCAGGGCGTGGTGAATGCACTGATCTCCGCTGATAAAGCAAACATTCCGCTGAACTTCAAACTCGCTACCGCGATTGATCTGGCAGGTCGCGATGTGTTCGATGCCGTTCAGGTTTCTGTTAATCCAAGAGTGATAGATACCCCGCCGGTAAGTGCCGTTGCAAAGGATGGTATTCAGCTCATTGTTAAAGCCCGGGTTACGGTTCGCGCCAATATTAATCAGCTGGTTGGAGGTGCAGGCGAAGAAACCATTCTTGCCAGGGTGGGAGAGGGGATTGTAACTACCATCGGTTCAAGTATGGACCACAAAAAGGTGATGGAGAATCCGGATCAGATTTCCAAGACTGTATTGGCAAAAGGACTGGATGCCGGAACGGCGTTCGAAATCCTTTCAATTGATATCGCGGATATTGACATCTCGGAAAATATCGGGGCGAAACTACAGGCCGAACAAGCCGGCGCTGACCTGAAAGTAGCGCAGGCTAAAGCTGAGGAGCGGCGCGCAATGGCGGTGGCCTATGAGCAGGAGATGCGTGCGAAGGCCCAGGAGGCAAAAGCGAAAGTTATCGAAGCGGAAGCGCAGATCCCCCTTGCAATGGCAGAGGCTTTCCGTAGCGGGAATATGGGCATCATGGATTATTACAAGATGCAGAATATTCAGGCTGATACTAATATGCGCGATAGCATTGCGAAACCCGGTCAGGATAAGCCCAAGAAAGACTGA
- a CDS encoding UvrD-helicase domain-containing protein: MAKGSVSFVEELNPVQQNAVRCTEGPVMIVAGAGSGKTRVLTYRIAYLMKKGVDPFNILALTFTNKAAREMKERIRKLVGGNEAKNLWMGTFHSVFSRILRAEHEKLGYPQNFTIYDTDDSRSLIKEILREQQLDEKIYKPNMVQSRISAAKNNLMSASSYNNNPQIQEDDKLSGKPKIGLVYRIYQARLFKAAAMDFDDLLYNTNVLLRDHNDILVKYQHRFKYIMVDEYQDTNFSQYVIVKQLAAAFRNICVVGDDAQSIYAFRGANIQNILNFGKDYPELQKFKLEQNYRSSNTIVTAANSVIKNNKEQLEKTVWTKNPPGEKIHLLKAVSDNEEGHLVARRIFDIKMNFKAWNREFAVLYRTNAQSRAIEEALRKHSIPYRIYGGLSFYQRKEIKDILAYFRLVLNNHDEESLKRVINYPTRGIGETSLHKLILAATDHDVSTFSVIENINDFSLDISAVTRNRIADFSALIKSLSNRLKEKNAFELGMEIATASGLLKEMHNDKTPEGVNRYENVQELLNGMKEFSEGDRPAIDLPEDALPGEEKEFHGLDEYMADIALLTDADEDEDDGKDRVSLMTIHASKGLEFPNVFIVGLEENLFPSQYALTSRSELEEERRLFYVAVTRAEKRLCISYAETRYKWGNLQNCEPSRFIEEIDSDCVDAGKSKPSRENHPYQEERPKVFRKFNEPETAGSFAKVKGGTKPSPKKNLVKASLAKSAPAPYDHSHLKDLKPGMSVEHERFGRGKVLKLEGDFPNSKATVLFENNGEKQLILKFARLTIVT; encoded by the coding sequence ATGGCAAAAGGATCGGTCAGCTTTGTGGAAGAACTAAATCCAGTGCAGCAGAACGCTGTACGCTGCACCGAAGGACCGGTTATGATTGTGGCCGGTGCCGGGTCGGGAAAAACACGGGTGCTCACCTATCGTATAGCTTACCTGATGAAAAAGGGAGTGGATCCCTTTAATATCCTCGCGCTCACATTTACAAATAAGGCGGCGAGAGAAATGAAGGAGCGCATTCGCAAACTGGTGGGTGGGAATGAAGCGAAAAATCTATGGATGGGAACGTTCCATTCTGTGTTTTCCCGCATCCTGCGGGCGGAACATGAAAAACTTGGATATCCTCAGAATTTTACGATTTACGATACCGACGATTCCCGGAGCCTGATCAAGGAAATCCTGCGCGAACAGCAGCTGGACGAGAAAATCTATAAGCCAAATATGGTCCAGTCACGGATCTCAGCGGCAAAGAATAATCTCATGAGTGCATCTTCCTACAATAATAATCCCCAGATTCAGGAAGACGATAAGCTGAGCGGAAAGCCCAAGATCGGGCTGGTCTACCGGATTTATCAGGCCCGGCTTTTTAAGGCGGCGGCCATGGATTTCGATGACCTGCTCTATAACACCAATGTATTACTCCGGGATCACAATGACATACTTGTAAAATATCAGCACCGGTTTAAATACATTATGGTAGATGAGTATCAGGATACCAACTTTTCACAATATGTCATCGTTAAACAACTGGCCGCTGCCTTTCGTAATATCTGCGTGGTGGGCGACGATGCCCAGAGTATCTACGCTTTCCGTGGTGCAAATATTCAGAATATACTGAACTTCGGGAAAGACTACCCCGAACTTCAGAAATTCAAGCTGGAGCAGAATTACCGGAGCTCCAATACCATTGTAACCGCTGCGAATAGCGTAATAAAGAACAACAAAGAACAGCTGGAAAAAACCGTATGGACTAAAAATCCCCCTGGTGAAAAAATACATCTTCTGAAAGCAGTTTCGGATAACGAGGAAGGTCATCTTGTTGCGCGCCGGATCTTTGACATAAAGATGAACTTCAAGGCCTGGAACAGGGAATTTGCAGTTCTGTATCGCACTAACGCACAGAGCCGGGCAATTGAAGAGGCCTTGCGTAAGCACAGTATCCCATACAGAATTTACGGTGGGCTCTCCTTCTATCAACGCAAGGAGATTAAAGACATCCTCGCATATTTTCGCCTTGTACTCAACAATCACGACGAAGAGTCCCTCAAGCGGGTTATCAACTACCCTACCCGCGGCATAGGAGAAACATCACTTCACAAATTGATTCTTGCCGCTACGGATCACGACGTGAGCACCTTCAGCGTTATAGAGAATATTAATGATTTCTCTTTAGACATCTCCGCTGTGACCCGCAACAGGATTGCTGATTTTTCCGCACTGATCAAATCATTGTCCAACCGGCTCAAAGAAAAAAATGCTTTTGAACTTGGCATGGAAATCGCCACGGCTTCAGGGCTGCTCAAGGAAATGCATAACGATAAAACACCGGAAGGGGTGAATCGTTACGAGAACGTTCAGGAACTTCTCAACGGAATGAAGGAATTTTCTGAAGGTGACCGGCCGGCCATTGATCTTCCGGAAGATGCACTTCCGGGAGAAGAGAAGGAATTTCACGGACTGGATGAATACATGGCAGACATTGCTCTGTTAACGGATGCCGATGAAGATGAAGACGATGGCAAGGACAGGGTTTCCCTGATGACTATTCATGCGAGCAAGGGCCTGGAATTTCCGAATGTATTCATCGTAGGGCTGGAGGAGAATTTGTTTCCATCGCAGTACGCGCTCACATCCAGGAGTGAGCTGGAGGAGGAACGGCGGCTGTTCTATGTGGCCGTAACACGAGCTGAAAAACGGCTTTGCATTTCTTACGCAGAAACCCGGTACAAGTGGGGAAATCTTCAGAACTGCGAACCAAGCCGTTTTATCGAGGAGATAGATTCCGATTGTGTAGATGCCGGGAAATCTAAACCATCCAGGGAAAATCATCCTTACCAGGAAGAACGTCCCAAGGTTTTCCGGAAATTCAATGAACCGGAAACAGCCGGTTCATTTGCTAAAGTAAAAGGCGGAACTAAACCTTCACCGAAAAAGAATCTTGTGAAGGCCAGTCTGGCAAAATCAGCCCCAGCCCCGTATGATCACTCACACCTGAAGGATCTGAAGCCCGGAATGAGTGTGGAACATGAGCGCTTCGGGAGAGGAAAGGTGTTGAAACTGGAAGGGGATTTCCCAAACAGTAAAGCCACGGTACTTTTTGAGAATAACGGTGAAAAACAGCTGATTCTTAAGTTTGCCCGGCTGACAATTGTGACATAA
- a CDS encoding TPM domain-containing protein: MGGFRHFFSEEDKKNIAVAISEVEKYTSGEVRVHLEDHCKGDVLKRAEFHFGKLQMHNTKERTGILFYLAVKDRLFAIYGDQGIHARVPENYWDGIRDRMLDYFRRSEFAAGVIEGIRMAGEQLKEHFPAASRNDNELSNEVSSS, from the coding sequence ATGGGCGGTTTCCGTCATTTTTTCTCGGAAGAGGATAAGAAAAATATTGCGGTAGCTATCTCGGAGGTGGAGAAATATACCAGCGGTGAAGTACGTGTCCACCTGGAGGATCATTGCAAGGGAGATGTACTCAAGCGTGCCGAATTTCATTTCGGAAAACTCCAGATGCACAATACAAAGGAGCGTACCGGTATTCTTTTCTACCTCGCTGTGAAGGACAGGTTATTTGCTATTTACGGGGATCAAGGTATACATGCACGTGTTCCTGAAAACTACTGGGATGGTATTCGGGACAGGATGCTTGATTACTTTCGCAGATCCGAATTTGCAGCCGGCGTCATCGAGGGAATCCGGATGGCAGGGGAACAGCTGAAAGAGCATTTTCCTGCTGCCTCCCGCAACGACAATGAGCTTTCCAATGAAGTGAGCAGCTCATGA
- a CDS encoding ATP-dependent Clp protease adaptor ClpS has translation MKRNSTQTEKQTVKQTLLLENEVKDLILWNDDVNTFEFVIETLVDLCKHDPIQAEQCTMLVHYSGKCAVKKGEYYKLLPIQNAFSERGLTSTIE, from the coding sequence ATGAAACGCAACAGTACTCAAACAGAAAAACAAACAGTAAAGCAAACATTACTGCTTGAAAATGAGGTAAAAGACCTTATTCTCTGGAACGATGACGTTAATACATTTGAATTTGTAATCGAAACCCTTGTTGACTTGTGTAAACACGACCCTATCCAGGCTGAACAATGTACCATGCTGGTTCACTATAGCGGGAAGTGTGCGGTTAAAAAAGGGGAATATTATAAGTTATTACCAATACAGAATGCTTTCTCCGAGCGCGGACTTACAAGCACCATAGAATAA
- the prmA gene encoding 50S ribosomal protein L11 methyltransferase, which yields MDYLEVCISLEPREPWADLLTVELASIGFESFLDTESGINAYIPAGLFSKERFDKMMGDYHPTFTFQVHISTIRGQNWNQEWENNFPPIHIGDELLVRAPFHPPGGNKFSEEIVIQPKMSFGTGHHATTCLMLQAILRIPLEGKAVADIGCGTGILGILAAKRGAGEILAVDIDAIAVENTSENAAMNGIFGIIVEKGGEDRLQGKSFHVILANINRNVLVIHMISYARALVQGGDLLLSGFFSTDAELLVAEGKKFGLKEMTRKEQSSWCMLHLRKES from the coding sequence ATGGATTACCTGGAGGTTTGTATCAGCCTCGAACCCAGAGAGCCCTGGGCCGATCTCCTTACGGTAGAACTGGCTTCTATTGGATTTGAATCATTTTTGGATACCGAAAGCGGAATAAACGCGTATATACCAGCTGGATTGTTCAGCAAAGAACGCTTTGACAAGATGATGGGAGACTATCACCCGACTTTTACCTTTCAGGTTCATATATCTACTATCCGGGGGCAGAACTGGAACCAGGAGTGGGAGAACAACTTTCCTCCGATCCATATAGGTGATGAATTACTGGTCCGGGCGCCTTTTCATCCCCCAGGCGGTAACAAATTCAGTGAGGAGATCGTTATACAACCAAAGATGTCCTTTGGCACCGGCCACCATGCTACTACCTGTCTGATGCTTCAGGCCATTCTCCGTATTCCTTTGGAAGGTAAGGCGGTTGCTGATATCGGATGCGGTACGGGAATACTGGGAATTCTGGCAGCCAAGAGGGGGGCAGGGGAAATCCTGGCTGTTGACATTGATGCCATAGCAGTGGAAAACACATCTGAAAATGCGGCGATGAATGGCATTTTCGGCATTATTGTTGAAAAAGGAGGAGAAGATCGTTTACAGGGAAAATCTTTTCATGTTATTTTAGCTAACATCAATCGCAACGTGCTGGTTATCCATATGATAAGTTATGCTCGAGCCCTGGTTCAAGGCGGAGATCTCCTGCTCTCGGGATTCTTTTCCACCGATGCAGAGCTACTGGTGGCCGAGGGTAAGAAATTCGGTCTTAAAGAAATGACCCGGAAAGAGCAGAGCAGTTGGTGCATGCTGCATTTAAGGAAAGAAAGCTGA
- a CDS encoding M48 family metallopeptidase gives MKKQWVPLLLTGLFIIAACAPVTKVPITNRKQRLIYTQGDMNALSFTSYSDFLSKNPALPANDPQVVLVRKVGGKIQKAVEEFMTADGKADWIKDYKWEFNVVNAGEVNAWCMPGGKVMVYTGLLPVTQDEEGLAVVMGHEIAHAIAQHGNERMSQQYRAQNIGKAGQALVGVGAGQGAADLFGATYGVGAGLTLLKYSRTHESEADKLGVVFMAMAGYDPEKSIEFWTRMSANGGGGGMQMLSTHPSDQKRIDDLKKFMPKAKSYFKK, from the coding sequence ATGAAAAAACAATGGGTTCCCCTTCTTCTGACCGGCCTTTTCATTATTGCTGCGTGCGCACCCGTAACCAAGGTTCCAATAACAAACAGGAAGCAACGGCTCATTTATACCCAGGGCGATATGAATGCGCTCTCCTTTACAAGTTATTCGGATTTCCTTTCGAAGAACCCAGCGTTACCTGCCAATGACCCTCAGGTGGTTCTGGTTCGTAAGGTGGGAGGAAAGATACAGAAGGCTGTGGAAGAATTTATGACAGCAGATGGGAAGGCCGACTGGATCAAAGATTACAAATGGGAATTTAATGTTGTCAACGCAGGTGAAGTGAATGCCTGGTGTATGCCGGGTGGGAAAGTGATGGTGTATACCGGATTGCTCCCGGTAACCCAGGACGAGGAAGGACTTGCTGTTGTGATGGGACACGAGATCGCGCATGCCATTGCCCAGCATGGCAACGAACGAATGAGTCAGCAATACCGGGCTCAGAATATCGGTAAGGCCGGACAGGCGCTCGTAGGAGTGGGTGCCGGACAAGGTGCAGCAGATCTTTTCGGAGCCACTTACGGAGTTGGAGCCGGGCTTACCCTGCTGAAGTATTCCCGTACACATGAATCGGAGGCCGATAAACTTGGAGTGGTGTTCATGGCTATGGCGGGATACGATCCAGAAAAATCAATAGAATTCTGGACACGAATGTCGGCCAATGGTGGAGGCGGAGGGATGCAGATGCTCAGTACGCATCCGAGCGATCAAAAACGTATTGATGATCTGAAAAAATTTATGCCAAAGGCAAAAAGTTACTTTAAAAAATGA
- a CDS encoding NfeD family protein, which translates to MTLTGIILLIALALVLLVIEILFVPGMILGTISFLMMCAGVYLAYREHGDEVGHIVFACTALAGGGLTWWAFKTDVWTKVSVNTHMDGRANLIEHLNIKDGDTGQSVSRLAPMGKALLNGHLVEVQAFEGFIDENREIIVHQVSPAKIIVKLKT; encoded by the coding sequence ATGACGCTGACCGGAATCATACTGCTTATTGCCCTGGCGCTGGTTCTTCTGGTGATAGAGATTCTGTTTGTGCCGGGAATGATTCTTGGAACCATTTCCTTCCTGATGATGTGCGCAGGGGTATATCTTGCGTATAGAGAACATGGAGACGAAGTAGGACATATTGTGTTTGCTTGTACTGCGCTTGCCGGAGGCGGACTAACCTGGTGGGCCTTTAAGACAGATGTGTGGACCAAAGTATCTGTGAATACCCATATGGATGGGAGGGCTAATCTGATAGAACATCTGAATATCAAAGACGGAGACACGGGTCAATCTGTTTCACGCCTTGCCCCCATGGGAAAAGCCTTGCTCAATGGTCACCTCGTGGAAGTGCAGGCCTTCGAAGGATTCATTGACGAGAACCGAGAAATTATTGTTCACCAGGTATCGCCTGCAAAAATTATCGTAAAACTTAAAACCTGA
- a CDS encoding TPM domain-containing protein → MKTFAIILGLIFCAFSMSGQDARADKVPDPPSPYRWVVNLSEQETEFISTSGAQTLHNTLEEFAVQTSNQIVVLIVDDYNGLSGIEYATEVGRKWGVGGKDKDNGVVVLIDPAGGEGEKNITIAVGHGLEGAIPDIYSKQIEQEMIAYFKTGNSEEGIIRGVTLLMDAAKGEYTEFSGQSVWSIPTWYIILAFLIGILALAFFTKGGGGGTISRGGWHGRFGGFSSFGGFGGGGGGFSSGGFGGGSFGGGGSSSNW, encoded by the coding sequence ATGAAAACATTCGCAATTATTCTGGGGCTTATTTTTTGCGCGTTTTCTATGTCCGGGCAAGACGCGAGGGCCGACAAGGTTCCCGATCCACCCTCACCTTACCGGTGGGTGGTCAATTTATCGGAACAGGAAACAGAATTTATCAGTACCTCCGGCGCTCAAACCCTGCATAATACGTTGGAGGAATTTGCAGTTCAGACCTCGAATCAGATCGTTGTTCTGATCGTGGACGATTACAACGGACTTAGTGGAATTGAATATGCAACCGAAGTGGGACGCAAATGGGGCGTGGGCGGAAAAGATAAAGACAACGGTGTGGTTGTACTCATTGATCCTGCCGGAGGCGAAGGAGAAAAAAATATCACCATTGCCGTTGGTCATGGTCTGGAAGGTGCCATTCCAGATATCTACTCCAAGCAAATAGAACAGGAAATGATCGCCTATTTTAAAACAGGCAATTCGGAAGAAGGAATTATCCGGGGGGTTACCCTCCTGATGGATGCGGCAAAAGGAGAATACACTGAATTTTCGGGCCAAAGTGTATGGTCAATTCCGACCTGGTACATTATACTGGCCTTCCTTATCGGAATACTGGCCCTGGCCTTCTTCACGAAAGGGGGTGGTGGCGGCACGATTAGCAGAGGCGGCTGGCACGGACGCTTTGGAGGGTTCAGTAGCTTTGGGGGTTTTGGAGGAGGAGGGGGAGGGTTCAGTTCCGGAGGTTTCGGCGGAGGAAGCTTCGGCGGAGGCGGCTCTTCAAGTAACTGGTGA